One window of the Gloeomargarita sp. SKYB120 genome contains the following:
- a CDS encoding TM2 domain-containing protein, giving the protein MTTSPPDASKKIVAGVLAIVLGAFGVHKFVLGYTTEGLII; this is encoded by the coding sequence ATGACAACAAGTCCACCCGATGCGAGTAAGAAGATAGTGGCGGGGGTGCTGGCCATTGTGCTAGGGGCCTTTGGCGTCCACAAGTTTGTCCTAGGCTACACGACTGAAGGGTTGATCATTTAG
- a CDS encoding YbjN domain-containing protein yields MHFESDPQRACYEKIRPWMQELFGDRMEVRDDLPIFILPRGSAYAAVEVLPWTQDDAIICTWSYVVKGAELKPELLEYLLRKNTEMPFGAFGIDEDGDILLEHAIVGSTCDPKELETSARSIMEMADRFDDEISQLAGGQRAADRLGTAAN; encoded by the coding sequence ATGCACTTCGAGAGTGACCCCCAACGCGCCTGTTACGAAAAAATTCGCCCTTGGATGCAAGAGCTGTTCGGCGACCGGATGGAGGTGCGGGACGACCTGCCGATTTTCATCCTGCCGCGCGGTTCAGCCTACGCAGCGGTGGAGGTGTTGCCCTGGACCCAGGACGACGCCATCATCTGCACCTGGTCCTACGTGGTCAAAGGAGCGGAACTGAAGCCGGAACTCCTAGAATACCTGTTGCGTAAAAACACCGAAATGCCCTTTGGCGCCTTTGGCATTGACGAGGACGGCGACATCCTGCTAGAGCACGCTATTGTCGGCTCAACCTGCGACCCCAAAGAGTTAGAAACCTCCGCCCGCTCGATTATGGAAATGGCCGACCGCTTCGACGACGAAATCTCCCAACTGGCGGGAGGACAACGGGCAGCAGACCGGTTGGGGACAGCGGCGAACTAG
- a CDS encoding response regulator has translation MDAATATAPFQDMAILIVDDSPSQRLSLVALLKAAGFRHLYTCDDAESAFALLRQQPVDLILMDVSMPRLNGIEACRLLKGQPEFHDIPIIMVTASVEVSNLESAFEAGATDYIVKPPHQVELLARVRASLRLKYETDQRKAREVELRQALASLDEQHRLLRLEQEKSERLLLNILPKPVAERLKQGQQVIADDFPAVTVLFADIVDFTSLAARMPAQEVVALLNAVFSRFDQLAERHGLEKIKTIGDAYMLVGGLPTPRPDHAAAVAAFALDVLQMLQADEQTRQLLRVRIGMHSGPVVAGVIGTKKFIYDLWGDTVNTASRMQMVAAPNTIQVSEATYHLLKADFLLQERGVVPVKGKGEMRVYYLLGRR, from the coding sequence ATGGACGCTGCCACGGCGACCGCTCCTTTCCAGGACATGGCGATTTTGATCGTGGACGATTCCCCCAGCCAACGGCTGTCGTTGGTGGCACTCCTGAAGGCGGCGGGTTTCCGGCACCTGTACACCTGCGATGACGCCGAAAGCGCGTTTGCCCTGTTGCGACAGCAGCCAGTGGATTTGATCCTGATGGACGTGAGTATGCCCCGCCTCAACGGCATCGAAGCCTGTCGTCTCCTCAAGGGCCAGCCGGAATTCCACGATATTCCCATCATCATGGTCACCGCCAGCGTCGAAGTCTCCAACCTGGAATCAGCCTTTGAGGCGGGCGCCACTGATTACATTGTCAAACCGCCCCACCAGGTTGAACTGCTGGCCCGCGTGCGTGCGAGCTTGCGCCTCAAGTACGAGACCGACCAGCGCAAAGCCAGAGAAGTGGAACTGCGGCAGGCCCTGGCCTCTCTAGACGAACAACACCGGTTGCTGCGGCTAGAGCAGGAAAAGTCCGAGCGCCTGTTGCTGAACATCCTTCCCAAACCGGTGGCGGAGCGTCTTAAACAGGGGCAGCAGGTGATTGCTGATGATTTTCCGGCGGTGACGGTGCTGTTTGCTGATATTGTGGATTTCACGTCACTAGCGGCGCGGATGCCCGCCCAGGAGGTGGTAGCCCTGCTGAACGCGGTGTTTTCCCGGTTTGACCAGTTGGCGGAACGGCATGGCCTGGAAAAAATCAAAACGATTGGGGATGCCTACATGCTGGTGGGGGGCTTGCCCACGCCTCGACCCGACCATGCCGCCGCAGTGGCCGCCTTCGCCTTAGATGTCCTGCAGATGCTGCAGGCGGACGAGCAGACCAGACAACTGCTGCGGGTGCGCATCGGGATGCACTCGGGGCCAGTGGTGGCGGGCGTCATTGGCACCAAAAAGTTCATCTACGACCTGTGGGGGGATACGGTCAACACCGCCAGCCGGATGCAAATGGTCGCAGCGCCCAACACCATCCAGGTCTCGGAAGCCACTTACCACCTGCTCAAGGCGGACTTTCTCCTGCAGGAACGGGGCGTAGTGCCGGTCAAGGGCAAGGGCGAGATGCGAGTGTACTACCTGCTAGGTCGTCGCTAG